The window ACCGTGCATGGCTGAGGGCATTACCGATCACGTTTGGACCTGGAAGGAATTATTGATGTTCAAAGTGAGTAATGAAAGTTAGGACATCACCGAAATTCTCTGCCTCAATAAACAAAACCTTTTTGTCGCTCTTCAAAAGAGAGTAATCAGGAACACCCTCCTCAGTGGAAACATTTGGCTGCACTTCCTCTGGTTTCTCAGTATTCCATCCTAAACCTCTCAAAATGGGCTCTATTATTTGGCTCCTTACTGCCATCTCATTCTGTTCATAAAAAGAGCGATACTTGCTTATCTTATCAACACACTGCTCTAATGTTTTTTTAAGCATTTTTTTCACCTTCATTATTAATATTCAGCCATTCACCCTCCAACCAATATTTCCGTATTTTGATATGATTTTTAATTCGCTGTCCATCCGTTTCAACCATCTTCCCATGCATCATGTAAATGGACTCAAAGTATAAAAACTTATGCAAAATTTCATCTCCAATACTATTTTATACCTCGTTATAGTTCTATTAAGTATCTAAGAGTAACACGGGGTTCCGACCATGAAAGATTATAATGTGGAATGCATACGGTGCGGCGCACGCTACTCGAAGGCCGATGTGATCTATACGTGCAGTAAATGTGGCGGGCTGCTGGACATCAAGTACGATTATTCTAACGTAGATACGGGCAAGATCGTCAAAGGGAAAAGCGAGGGTGTGTGGAGATATCGTGAGTTGTTGCCGTTCGCTGACGATCTCAAGCCAGTAACGATACAGGAGGGCAATACACCGCTGTATCGGTGTGATCGGTTGGCGCAAGCCATCGGCATCTCGGATTTGTGGGTGAAGCACGAAGGGCTGAACCCTTCAGGGTCGTTTAAAGACCGGGGCATGACCGTTGGTGTAACGAAGGCGGTGGAATTGGCGGTAAAAGGAGTCGCGTGTGCGTCGACGGGCAATACGTCCGCATCACTCGCGATCTTTGCGGCAAAGGCTGGTTTCCCGTGCTACGTCCTGCTGCCCAAGGGCAAGGTAGCGTTGGGGAAAGTAGCGCAGGCCATGATGCACGGTGCGCAGGTATTCTCGCTCCTGGGCAATTTTGACGATGCGTTACGGGTCGTCCGCGTGTTGTGTGAAGAGGAATCCATATATTTGCTGAATTCCGTAAATCCGTACCGATTGGAAGGTCAGAAGACCATTGCATTTGAAGTGGCCGAGAAACTCGGCTGGAA of the Methanomicrobia archaeon genome contains:
- a CDS encoding threonine synthase, which encodes MKDYNVECIRCGARYSKADVIYTCSKCGGLLDIKYDYSNVDTGKIVKGKSEGVWRYRELLPFADDLKPVTIQEGNTPLYRCDRLAQAIGISDLWVKHEGLNPSGSFKDRGMTVGVTKAVELAVKGVACASTGNTSASLAIFAAKAGFPCYVLLPKGKVALGKVAQAMMHGAQVFSLLGNFDDALRVVRVLCEEESIYLLNSVNPYRLEGQKTIAFEVAEKLGWNVPDRLILPVGNAGNISAIFKGFQELKTLGITNAMPMMTGIQAVGAKPVVNAIKENQPEITPEEKPETIASAIRIGNPVNAAKALNAIRSTGGLAESVTDEEITEAQLALARVEGIGVEPASAASIAGLKKLVEQGAIERDERIVCITTGHLLKDPERAIAISEPPIVVEADVEALRKLLK